CCTTTATGAGGATTTGGAATAATTAAAGTTCGATTTCCTCTTCGCATTTGGGGATGTTGTCCTCCGGCAAAGGGACCTTCAAACCCAAGTTCCTTTAAACGTTGTACTAACTCATTGTAAGTTACAGGAGATAAACGAGCCATTTTAGACAGGTTGAGTCAGATGGTTGAGGTTAATATTGGCGATTACAGGAATTTCTAAACCTAAACTCAATCGTAAAGCAATCCAGTCACTGAGAGCTTCTCTAAGTTCTCGGCGACATCCTTCAAGGGTAGAATGATTCGCCCAGACCCCTTCTAAAGGTGGAATCTCGCCCCAGTAAGATTGATCGTCTTCGATAATTTCGTAAGTTGCAAGTTCCATTGCTTGATCGATATAGTTGGCTAGCATTGCTTCGTATGTCGAAAACACTTCTTCTTTTACCAAAAAAGCGATCGCGCTTTCCTCTCCAAAACCCTTGATCGCGCCAACTATCAATTCTCATTATCTATCGTAGCAGCTTAGAAATTTCCTAAAGATAGCGCGATCGCGCTTTGAGTTCTCATTTACCTATCAAGAATTTCACATGGATGTACGACTTTAATATCAGCTATTCCTGAAAAATCATTGGGATGAGGAGTTACTAAACCGTAAGATAATAGGCTCTTCTAGACTAGGTATGACAAATTAAGAACAAAAATGCCAACTTAATAAAAGTCTTCTTCTAAAGTTGTTGAAATTTCTTAAGCCAAATGCTCTCCTCTTAATTAACTTAATTTTTTGATTGATTCCCTCCACGACTCCTTGGGTTGTTCTTTCATCAAAGTAGCCTATAGGTATTCTGCGCTCACTTCTTGATTTCTTTTTTCTAAAAATGCGATGGGTTTTCTTTGGTCTAAGTCCACTAAAACAGCAGCATAATTTTTCCCTCCTTTCACCTGAGTAATCTCATCAATTCCTAGCTTTTTTAGATGCTTAGGTTTCTCAGCTAAAAAATCCGCTTCTGCTTCTTTCAATAAGGTTTCAATTTCCGCTGGGGTCAGACCATTTCTTTGGGCTGTATTCAGAACATCTGTTTCTAAGACTTCCTTCACCACTTTCGAGGCTAGTCTTTTTGTATAAGTTCTTCTTTTTTTCACAAAACTTAGTTCCTCTGAAAACACCTTCCGACAACTTTTACATCTAAATTGACGACGATTGACCAACGGTCATCCGCAGGCTCCCGAATTTAACCATTACTCGTATATCTTGCTACGGTCAAAGGCTTCATTAGCCAGACTTACATTTGTTTTTGGCAGTTGCTCAACCCACTCTTGGAAGTCTTTGGCACGTTCTAAAGGAGTTGCCCGTTGCCAAAAGGGAATTTCAGCACATTGCTGGGATTGATCTTTATGCTGATTGAGGGAAAGCCTCTGTGAATAATTCTTCAGTAGTCTTTCGATAGGTTCATAAGCGCGAACAATGCGCTGGCTTATCAACATGAGACTTTCAAAATACCAAGCATAGCCTTGAAGTAGTTCTCTTACTCGGTCTCGATGGACGAAAACTTTTGCACTAACATCATACTCGCCTTCAAATTTAGCTTTGGCATGAATAATAGAATCCCTCAATTGAATTGAGTTTAGGAGATAATTCCATTCAGGACTGTTACTCTTATCAAGGCTAAAGAGATTCCCTCTACTCTCACCCAACTCATACTGAGTTTTTCTGTTAGTTAATCTAAAGTCGTGATTGCTGCTTCTGCACAACAATTGTGATCGCGCTTTAAGTCCTCATCTACTTTCTATGATCGCGCCACATCGCCATAAAGGGATCATTCTCTAAATCAGTATTGGGTGAGCCAGAGATCAATTCGTCCTGTTGGTATTTTTGCTTCAAAAACGCGATCAGCCTGACAACTTGAGTCTGTGCTTCAGTTGGTAGGGCTAAAAATTCATCTACTCACATCTTGCACCAAAGATCAAAAGACGAGTAAATAAGGAAATACTTCTAATCTGACTTTGGATTAATGAAAGACCTGAGTAATGCACAAGAGCTCATCTATCAATTGGTAGAACTGATGGAAAGCGACTACCAAAAACAGAGTCTTCAAGCCTTTCTAGAACTGTTTCTCAAGGCCCAAGGAACACACCGGCCCCAACACTCTCAAGTCAAATCAGCTAGTGCTCTCAGTCGTTTTCTCAATCATTATCTTTGGTCGGCACGAGCGCTCATTCGCCAAGTCAGACGGATGATTAAGCAACAACTAAGCCACTATCATCCCCGAGGTCGGCGTCCTCACTTACAAGTAATCGTTGACTTAACAACCTTGGAAAAACGGGGAAAGTTTAAGGGCTATCAAGACCTAGTTCATGTGTTTGATGGCAAGAGAGGATTGCATCTAGTCGTCATCTATCTGGTAGTGGGACGGTGGCGTCTTCCATGGAGTTTTCGCGTCTACAGAGGAAAAGGATATTCAACTCCAGCACAGTTGGGATTGAAGTTAGTACGGCAACTGCCCCGATGGCTAAAACGCCAATTTCAGGTCATGGTATTGGCAGACACAGCTTTTGGTAGCATCGAATTTCTCAAAGGATTACGCTCTCTGAGGCTTCATGCTATTACTGGTGTCCGTCGTGACCGTCTTCTCCAAGATGGTCGCCCTCTGTGGCAACTACATAAGCCGGGCCAACAAGTCAGGCTTCAAGGACTTAATTTTCCGGTTACTGTAGCTTGGTTCTATCTCAAACGAGATGGAGAAAGGAAACCCTCTAAACGGTATGTTCTATCCACTAAAGCCTTAAAAGCTAGTACCATTGTTTGGTGGGGAAGACATCGCTGGCAGATTGAGGGATTTTTTAAGACAGCTAAATACCGTTTTGGTCTCCATCAGTTTGGTCAAAAGACTCTCACGGGAATGTATCGTTGGTTAATCTTGTCCTTAGTCGCTTTTCTGCTTGCTCATTGGGGTTATCTTTCTCTCGATACCAGAGAGTTACCGGATTGGGGAGTGGCTGCAACCATTATCCTTGAGACTTGCTTGGTAGAATTAGTTATTGCTCTATTGTTAGCTGAAGTTGAGCGTCAACGGCCTTTACTCAAACAGCAGGGATTAGATGTTCAAATTACCAGGTGCAAGATCTGAGTCTAGGAACTCTTGGTTTGTCATCGTGATACCTTTACAGCAGGATCAATATTTGCTAGCTCTAGCATTATACTCATTGCTTCTATCTTAAATTCTAAGGAAGAGAGCGCGATCGCGCTTTCCTCTTAAAAAGCGAATGGCAACAGAAGTATCCAGTGCAATCTCACCACTCATTCACATCTATCTGCCGACAATCGTTAATAATCACTTGCTGTAATTTTTCAGCCTCCGCATCACTTAAAATACCAGCAAATTTTTTGAGAGGATGAGTTTTGCGGGTCGCTTTAACTCGATGTAAAAAATCTAACACGACTGGAATAAGGTCATCAGGAATTTGTTCCAGTTCTGCAATCAGTTGTTCGCGATTAGTCATGGATCTATCAACCTCAATTTATTTGACTTATGACATATGGTCGCGCAAAATCTTAAGTTACTCATCTATCGTACCAGCTAAGAAATTTCCTAAAATCGCGCGATCGCGCTTTCCTCCCCAAAACCCTTGATCGCGCTTTACCTTTCCTTTCCGCTTATTCCAACACGCGATGTTCCCTGTGGGAACCGGCGTAGCCATCGCGCTTTCCTCCCCAAAACTTGTGATGTTCCCTGCGGGAACCGGCGTAGCCATCGCGCTTTCACTTTTCTTTCAGTTGATTCCAATTTGCGATGCCCAAGGGGTGATGGCTATCCTACATCAAGCAGAGAGTAAAATGGGATAAAGTTGAGATTGAGTTGACTGATGACAAAAACGGTTGAAGGATTTTATCAAGACGGATACATTCAAATCAGTGAATTACCGCAAGGAGTCAGTGAACAGACTCAAGTTCTGGTGACATTCCTTGAATCGGGCAAACTAAGCCCAAGTCAGTTACGCTCTCTTGCAGAACAGTTGGAGACACTAGCAGGGATTCAGCAAGGATTTGATGAATTAAATGCGGGACAAACTCGTCCCCTTGCGGATTTTACTCAACAGATGCAACGCAA
This DNA window, taken from Cyanobacteria bacterium GSL.Bin1, encodes the following:
- a CDS encoding addiction module toxin, HicA family, which gives rise to MARLSPVTYNELVQRLKELGFEGPFAGGQHPQMRRGNRTLIIPNPHKGEISVGLLARILR
- a CDS encoding type II toxin-antitoxin system HicB family antitoxin, which produces MLANYIDQAMELATYEIIEDDQSYWGEIPPLEGVWANHSTLEGCRRELREALSDWIALRLSLGLEIPVIANINLNHLTQPV
- a CDS encoding transposase, whose protein sequence is MESDYQKQSLQAFLELFLKAQGTHRPQHSQVKSASALSRFLNHYLWSARALIRQVRRMIKQQLSHYHPRGRRPHLQVIVDLTTLEKRGKFKGYQDLVHVFDGKRGLHLVVIYLVVGRWRLPWSFRVYRGKGYSTPAQLGLKLVRQLPRWLKRQFQVMVLADTAFGSIEFLKGLRSLRLHAITGVRRDRLLQDGRPLWQLHKPGQQVRLQGLNFPVTVAWFYLKRDGERKPSKRYVLSTKALKASTIVWWGRHRWQIEGFFKTAKYRFGLHQFGQKTLTGMYRWLILSLVAFLLAHWGYLSLDTRELPDWGVAATIILETCLVELVIALLLAEVERQRPLLKQQGLDVQITRCKI